The Xanthocytophaga agilis genome has a window encoding:
- a CDS encoding RagB/SusD family nutrient uptake outer membrane protein encodes MKIQYNHTFIRRFVVLAGLGFALLTTACDEKELLNPASQTSITGANAFDTPDRILGLVNGIYKSVKSGNFYGGNYLIYSEARGDEFINRTSNTFTAYEAWNQTLNSGSNFVAGFWTAAYTAINNANIVIHGLEEHPDVVSEALTKQYTAEAKFLRALSYFSLVTLYARPYNENQGSTPGLPLRLLAETTNANNDLKRSSVAEVYAQIIKDLDEAEADLPLNYSTSLLNTTRAHRNTAIALKTRVYLNIGNYEKVVEEAQKIVSASAPFTATTGVAHQLQNIVEIFTTNYTSTESILSVPMTELDNVTGQSSFPYVFNSNSEYNLNPEGIWGDTEWKSTDLRRTFSRTASGVQFLTKYNKPSPFLDYLPIIRYAEVLLNYAEAAAYTGDLEKSVSLLKAVRNRSDATYTFPESTIGSKEALIETIWKERRIELLGEGFRSNDLLRNLLPLPAKSSSSNSAPEVLPSQTNYIFPLPNIEITTNKLLLED; translated from the coding sequence ATGAAAATTCAATATAACCATACCTTTATCCGTCGCTTTGTCGTTTTGGCTGGTCTCGGCTTTGCCTTATTGACCACAGCCTGTGATGAAAAAGAACTACTCAATCCTGCTTCTCAAACATCTATCACCGGAGCCAATGCTTTTGATACTCCAGACAGAATACTTGGACTAGTCAATGGTATTTACAAGTCTGTAAAAAGCGGAAACTTCTATGGAGGCAATTACCTGATTTATAGCGAAGCCCGTGGAGATGAATTTATTAACCGTACCAGCAATACTTTTACTGCCTATGAAGCATGGAATCAGACATTGAACTCGGGTTCCAACTTTGTAGCAGGATTCTGGACTGCCGCCTATACGGCAATTAATAATGCTAATATTGTCATTCATGGTTTGGAAGAACATCCGGATGTAGTCAGTGAAGCCCTTACCAAACAGTACACAGCGGAGGCTAAGTTTTTGCGGGCATTGAGTTACTTCAGTCTGGTTACCTTGTATGCACGTCCCTACAATGAAAATCAGGGCTCTACACCCGGACTGCCCTTGCGATTGCTGGCTGAAACTACCAATGCGAATAATGACCTGAAGCGAAGTTCAGTTGCAGAGGTATATGCACAAATCATCAAGGATCTGGATGAAGCAGAAGCAGATCTTCCATTGAATTATTCAACATCATTACTCAACACTACCCGTGCTCACCGGAATACGGCCATTGCCTTAAAAACAAGAGTGTATCTGAATATCGGCAACTATGAAAAGGTAGTGGAAGAAGCACAAAAGATTGTATCTGCCAGTGCTCCCTTTACAGCTACTACTGGAGTTGCACATCAGCTACAAAATATTGTTGAGATCTTTACAACAAACTACACTTCTACAGAGTCTATTTTGTCTGTACCAATGACTGAACTGGATAATGTAACCGGACAATCTTCGTTTCCCTATGTCTTCAATTCCAATTCGGAGTATAATCTAAATCCGGAAGGAATTTGGGGAGATACAGAATGGAAGTCGACAGATCTCAGACGTACATTTTCACGTACTGCATCTGGTGTACAGTTTCTGACTAAGTATAACAAACCTTCGCCATTCCTGGACTATCTTCCGATTATCCGGTATGCTGAAGTATTGCTTAATTATGCGGAAGCTGCTGCTTATACAGGAGATCTCGAAAAATCCGTTAGCCTGTTAAAGGCAGTTCGTAATCGGTCTGATGCCACTTATACTTTTCCTGAGAGTACTATAGGATCAAAAGAAGCATTGATTGAGACAATCTGGAAAGAAAGGAGAATTGAATTATTGGGCGAAGGGTTCCGGTCAAATGATTTGTTGCGAAATCTATTGCCACTGCCCGCCAAGTCAAGCAGTTCCAATAGTGCGCCTGAGGTACTTCCGTCCCAAACTAATTACATTTTCCCGTTGCCAAACATAGAAATTACTACCAATAAATTATTGCTTGAAGATTAA